A stretch of Xenopus laevis strain J_2021 chromosome 8S, Xenopus_laevis_v10.1, whole genome shotgun sequence DNA encodes these proteins:
- the tmem255a.S gene encoding transmembrane protein 255A-like encodes MLTQQSTQRTDIQAADSTGSFNKRRRNSVFVTVTLLIVSSLIFTLGLAATTRTENVTVGGYYPGVILGFGSILGIIGSNLIENKRQMLVASIVFISFGVIAAFCCAIVDGVFAARHLDLRPLYAGKCRYYSTTHSDHTTEVTCQQPMRNPCVLKIRGNTCYCCDLYNCGRIGNSGLYYEYIDVKSCQDVVHLYHLLWSVTILNIVGLFLGIITAAILGGFKDMNPALPATSCIAETPRPTVQYNTRPAVPSYNTYYHSTPHLPPYTAYDLQHSSVFPVSTPSGLSDDPDGQASSFMWPSNAPPRYSPPYFPPDEKPPPYTP; translated from the exons gttCATTTAATAAAAGAAGACGAAATTCCGTTTTTGTAACTGTGACGCTCCTCATTGTATCCTCGTTAATTTTTACTCTTGGCCTGGCTGCAACAACGAGAACAGAAAATGTGACAGTGGGAGGCTACTATCCAGGGGTTATT CTCGGGTTTGGGTCAATACTTGGGATTATTGGATCCAATCTGATAGAAAACAAAAGACAAATG CTTGTTGCTTCCATAGTTTTTATCAGTTTTGGGGTGATTGCGGCTTTTTGTTGTGCGATTGTGGATGGTGTTTTTGCTGCCAGACATCTA GATCTCAGACCACTGTATGCTGGGAAATGTCGGTATTACTCCACTACACATAGTGATCATACTACAGAG GTGACATGCCAGCAGCCTATGCGCAATCCTTGTGTCCTTAAAATAAGAGGCAATACATGTTACTGCTGTGATTTGTATAATTGTGGGAG AATTGGAAATTCTGGCCTCTACTATGAATACATTGATGTAAAAAGCTGCCAAGATGTTGTGCATCTCTACCACTTGCTATGGTCAGTAACCATCCTCAACATAGTTGGTCTGTTCCTCGGGATCATCACCGCCGCGATACTCGGGGGATTCAAGGATATG AATCCTGCACTTCCTGCCACAAGTTGTATTGCCGAGACCCCGCGCCCAACAGTACAGTACAACACAAGACCAGCCGTGCCGTCTTATAATACTTACTATCACAGCACTCCTCActtgccaccttacactgcctATGACTTACAG CATTCCAGTGTGTTTCCAGTCTCAACACCTTCTGGCTTGTCAGATGATCCTGATGGACAGGCTTCAAGTTTCATGTGGCCATCCAACGCTCCCCCTCGCTATTCTCCCCCCTACTTCCCACCTGATGAAAAGCCACCACCCTACACTCCATGA
- the zbtb33.S gene encoding transcriptional regulator Kaiso (The RefSeq protein has 2 substitutions compared to this genomic sequence) has protein sequence METKKLITATDTQYSGILLNALNDQRIQGLYCDVTVIVEDRKFRAHRNILSACSTYFHQLFSVAGQVVELNFVKADIFAEILNYIYSSKIVRVRCDMLEELIKSGKLLGVPFIAELGIPLSQVKSISGAGGKDGGTDAPSNPDHKAPEPQKSSDSPLPCTVKIKADVKTEMPVITESFSLSSDDYKDKKASGSQDHNSEKEDDDDDVIFCSEIVSSKQAPAERKEAAQTQIPPDNEQVPEVKKVTPSSQVQLTQNSLPTNQQSSKNTSSTTQKFTPPVNANISKNPTPAANGFLSPTAQKQGTPNAVQNQHSQNITSGNALPQQKPVVNFSSIKPQQISAIKPKTEVIIHGNGLSPPSSSVIPLGQQPVTPKHISFDGVQKKQVVTFTQGSPSKPGEFKIKIADVVSGSSLDSFKDSEPRRIIDGKKIITLDTASEIEGLSTGCKVYANIGEDTYDIVIPIKEDPEEGEAKLDLDGLPNRKRMKLKHDDHYELIVDGRVYYICIVCKRSYVCLTSLRRHFNVHSWEKKYPCRYCERVFPLAEYRTKHEIHHTGERRYQCLTCGSSFINYQVMASHIRSVHSLDPSGDSKLYRLNPCKTLQIRQYAYVNNSTNGTVINDGAINVPVITDGGINVPVINDGGIVYDIDPDEPQQPASEGNHANSATKPVNWDNIFIQQSNQNMFKLNTSEGGTEFEFVIPESY, from the coding sequence ATGGAGACAAAAAAGCTGATCACTGCAACAGACACCCAATATTCTGGAATTCTGCTCAATGCTTTAAATGACCAGCGTATTCAAGGGCTGTACTGCGATGTGACCGTCATTGTCGAAGACCGAAAATTTCGAGCTCACAGAAATATTCTTTCTGCTTGTAGCACTTATTTCCATCAGCTGTTTTCTGTTGCAGGACAAGTTGTGGAGCTGAATTTTGTCAAAGCTGACATATTTGCAGAAATTTTAAACTACATTTACAGCTCCAAAATTGTTCGTGTGAGATGTGACATGCTGGAAGAGCTGATAAAGTCAGGGAAGTTACTAGGAGTCCCATTTATAGCAGAACTTGGTATCCCTCTTTCTCAAGTAAAGAGCATATCGGGAGCTGGAGGTAAAGATGGTGGTACTGATGCACCATCAAACCCTGATCATAAAGCACCTGAACCACAAAAAAGCTCAGATAGTCCATTACCATGCACAGTCAAAATCAAAGCTGATGTGAAAACCGAGATGCCTGTAATCACAGAATCCTTTTCATTGTCCAGTGATGATTATAAGGACAAAAAGGCTTCTGGTTCCCAAGATCACAATTCAGAGAAGGAAGATGATGACGATGATGTAATATTTTGTTCAGAGATTGTGTCATCTAAACAGGCCCCCGCAGAGAGAAAGGAGGCTGCTCAAACCCAAATACCTCCTGATAATGAACAAGTACCAGAAGTAAAAAAAGTTACCCCTTCAAGTCAAGTTCAACTTACCCAGAATTCATTACCAACCAACCAACAATCATCAAAGAACACCTCATCAACAACACAGAAATTTACTCCACCTGTTAATGCAAATATAAGTAAGAatccaactccagctgcaaaTGGTTTTCTTAGTCCCACAGCTCAGAAGCAAGGGACTCCTAATGCTGTTCAGAATCAACATTCCCAAAACATTACCTCTGGTAACGCTTTACCACAACAAAAACCTGTGGTCAATTTCAGCTCACTAAAGCCTCAGCAAATAAGTGCTATAAAACCCAAAACAGAAGTAATTATCCATGGTAATGGCCTCTCTCCTCCAAGTTCCTCTGTCATCCCTTTGGGGCAGCAACCTGTCACACCAAAACACATTTCCTTTGATGGGGTACAGAAAAAGCAAGTTGTGACTTTTACTCAAGGATCTCCATCGAAACCTGGCGAATTCAAAATTAAGATAGCCGATGTTGTTTCAGGAAGCAGCCTGGATTCATTTAAAGACTCTGAGCCACGGCGCATTATTGACGGCAAAAAAATCATAACACTAGACACTGCTTCTGAAATTGAAGGTCTGTCAACCGGTTGCAAAGTTTATGCAAACATTGGCGAAGATACGTATGATATTGTCATTCCCATAAAGGAAGATCCTGAGGAAGGGGAGGCCAAACTAGATTTAGATGGATTACCAAACCGAAAGCGCATGAAGGTGAAGCATGATGATCACTATGAGCTGATAGTGGATGGTAGAGTATATTACATTTGTATCGTATGTAAACGATCTTACGTATGTCTGACCAGCTTACGGAGACATTTTAACGTCCATTCCTGGGAAAAAAAGTACCCGTGTCGTTACTGCGAGAGAGTTTTCCCTCTTGCAGAATATCGTACTAAGCATGAGATTCACCATACCGGTGAACGAAGATACCAGTGCTTGACTTGTGGAAGTTCTTTTATCAATTATCAGGTTATGGCTTCACATATAAGGTCCGTTCACAGTCTGGATCCATCAGGAGATTCAAAGCTTTACCGACTAAACCCCTGTAAAACCCTGCAAATCAGACAGTACGCGTATGTTAATAACTCAACTAATGGCACTGTTATTAATGATGGAGCAATTAACGTTCCTGTTATTACTGATGGTGGCATTAATGTTCCTGTTATTAATGATGGTGGAATTGTGTATGATATTGACCCAGATGAACCACAGCAACCTGCGTCTGAAGGAAACCACGCTAACTCTGCTACAAAGCCTGTCAACTGGGATAATATCTTCATCCAGCAGAGTAATCAGAATATGTTTAAACTGAATACATCTGAGGGTGGTACAGAGTTTGAGTTTGTAATACCAGAATCGTACTAG